The Thiorhodovibrio litoralis genome includes a window with the following:
- the tnpA gene encoding IS200/IS605 family transposase, protein MDYRHGSHTVYKIEYHFVWVTKYRYKVLRGDVGHRVRELVRQTCEAFEIRIMKGVVSQDHVHILVSAPPELAPSEIMRRIKGRSSNKLFEEFPALKKRYWGRHFWAHGYFCATVGEMTEEMIKEYLEHHFEPKPAPDFRVEP, encoded by the coding sequence ATGGATTACCGTCATGGCAGTCACACGGTTTACAAGATTGAGTACCATTTTGTTTGGGTGACGAAATATCGTTACAAGGTGCTGCGTGGAGACGTTGGGCATCGTGTCCGCGAGCTTGTTCGTCAAACCTGCGAGGCGTTTGAGATTCGGATCATGAAAGGTGTGGTGAGTCAGGATCATGTCCATATTTTGGTCTCAGCGCCACCGGAATTAGCGCCTAGCGAAATCATGCGTCGGATCAAGGGCAGGTCGTCGAACAAATTGTTTGAGGAATTTCCGGCATTGAAGAAGCGCTATTGGGGCCGTCACTTTTGGGCGCATGGATACTTTTGTGCCACGGTTGGAGAGATGACCGAGGAGATGATTAAGGAGTATCTTGAGCACCATTTTGAGCCAAAGCCAGCACCGGATTTTCGGGTTGAGCCCTAA
- a CDS encoding DNA-primase RepB domain-containing protein, whose amino-acid sequence MSRLSAERPHQAMTAARHTAVMLEAWHDAGIVRADLAVRTAKATMLWFHDRSLDQLPLGLARARNVQQADIYIRPARGYPWPMVFLDDVARPMAQRIARHYAALVVQTSTLGGCHLWLRLTRALDEAQRCDVQRWLIPRVGADPGSVSGEHLGRLAGMKNAKRGGEWVNVLRRPSPQERVWDPTPALPTMAPAPPPVVNCAPRARLSTGDPSESAREWGWVCGALEAGLAPTTVYQRLLERASPRRGADAERYARYTLARAIRQSARGN is encoded by the coding sequence ATGAGCCGCTTGAGCGCTGAGCGCCCGCACCAGGCCATGACAGCGGCAAGACACACCGCCGTGATGCTTGAGGCATGGCACGACGCTGGCATCGTGCGTGCCGATTTGGCGGTGCGCACCGCCAAGGCGACGATGCTGTGGTTCCATGATCGCTCTTTGGATCAGCTTCCGTTGGGGCTGGCCAGAGCGCGCAATGTCCAACAGGCCGATATTTATATCCGTCCAGCCCGCGGCTATCCCTGGCCAATGGTGTTTCTCGATGATGTCGCACGGCCGATGGCGCAGCGCATCGCTCGGCACTATGCGGCCCTGGTGGTGCAGACTTCGACGCTCGGGGGCTGCCACCTGTGGCTACGGCTGACCCGCGCGCTCGATGAGGCGCAGCGCTGTGATGTGCAGCGTTGGCTGATCCCGCGCGTTGGCGCCGATCCGGGCTCGGTCTCCGGTGAGCACCTCGGTCGGCTCGCCGGGATGAAGAATGCCAAGCGTGGCGGGGAGTGGGTCAATGTCCTTCGGCGACCAAGCCCGCAGGAGCGCGTCTGGGATCCAACTCCGGCCTTGCCAACGATGGCTCCGGCTCCGCCGCCGGTCGTCAACTGCGCTCCACGGGCGCGCTTATCCACCGGTGATCCGTCCGAATCTGCCCGCGAATGGGGCTGGGTCTGCGGCGCTCTTGAGGCCGGCCTTGCACCGACCACGGTCTACCAACGCTTGCTCGAGCGCGCGTCCCCGCGTCGCGGAGCCGATGCCGAGCGCTATGCCCGCTACACCCTCGCTCGCGCCATTCGCCAGAGCGCTAGAGGCAACTGA
- a CDS encoding restriction endonuclease subunit S has translation MYWLNSHEARQRIKNSALGSVRETVSFSKFAAITIPFRDTNTQTATARYLNTLHQEIDPLGQSVAALKTQKRALTQKLLTGRRRLPT, from the coding sequence TTGTACTGGCTGAACTCCCATGAAGCCCGTCAGCGCATCAAGAACAGCGCATTGGGCAGCGTCCGCGAGACGGTATCCTTCTCCAAGTTCGCCGCGATCACGATTCCGTTCCGGGATACCAACACCCAGACCGCCACAGCCCGTTACCTCAATACCTTGCACCAGGAAATCGACCCGCTCGGCCAGTCCGTCGCGGCGCTGAAGACCCAGAAGCGAGCGCTGACGCAGAAGCTGCTCACCGGTCGGCGGCGGCTGCCCACTTAG
- a CDS encoding DNA-primase RepB domain-containing protein, whose amino-acid sequence MSRLSAERPHQAMTAARHTAVMLEAWHDAGIVRADLAVRTAKATMLWFHDRSLDQLPLGLARARNVQQADIYIRPARGYPWPMVFLDDVARPMAQRIARHYAALVVQTSTLGGCHLWLRLTRALDEAQRCDVQRWLIPRVGADPGSVSGEHLGRLAGMKNAKRGGEWVNVLRRPSPQERVWDPTPALPTMAPAPPPVVNCAPRARLSTGDPSESAREWGWVCGALEAGLAPTTVYQRLLERASPRRGADAERYARYTLARAIRQSARGN is encoded by the coding sequence ATGAGCCGCTTGAGCGCTGAGCGCCCGCACCAGGCCATGACAGCGGCAAGACACACCGCCGTGATGCTTGAGGCATGGCACGACGCTGGCATCGTGCGTGCCGATTTGGCGGTGCGCACCGCCAAGGCGACGATGCTGTGGTTCCATGATCGCTCTTTGGATCAGCTTCCGTTGGGGCTGGCCAGAGCGCGCAATGTCCAACAGGCCGATATTTATATCCGTCCAGCCCGCGGCTATCCCTGGCCAATGGTGTTTCTCGATGATGTCGCACGGCCGATGGCGCAGCGCATCGCTCGGCACTATGCGGCCCTGGTGGTGCAGACTTCGACGCTCGGGGGCTGCCACCTGTGGCTACGGCTGACCCGCGCGCTCGATGAGGCGCAGCGCTGTGATGTGCAGCGTTGGCTGATCCCGCGCGTTGGCGCCGATCCGGGCTCGGTCTCCGGTGAGCACCTCGGTCGGCTCGCCGGGATGAAGAATGCCAAGCGTGGCGGGGAGTGGGTCAATGTCCTTCGGCGACCAAGCCCGCAGGAGCGCGTCTGGGATCCAACTCCGGCCTTGCCAACGATGGCTCCGGCTCCGCCGCCAGTCGTCAACTGCGCTCCACGGGCGCGCTTATCCACCGGGGATCCGTCCGAATCCGCCCGCGAATGGGGCTGGGTCTGCGGCGCTCTTGAGGCGGGCCTTGCACCGACCACGGTCTACCAGCGCTTGCTCGAGCGCGCGTCCCCGCGTCGCGGAGCCGATGCCGAGCGCTATGCCCGCTACACCCTCGCTCGCGCCATTCGCCAGAGCGCTAGAGGCAACTGA
- a CDS encoding tyrosine-type recombinase/integrase, whose translation MSTTKNESTHPAGHVPWNKGKLIGQKPPLKLQEIWAIRIRLQLAKRLRDLALFDLAIDSKLRGCDLVSLRVQDIAHGNQILPRASVIQQKTGRPVRFELTEQTREAVRAWIDAKHLAAGSFLFPSRSRKSQHLSTRQYARIVQRWVALIGLEPAYYGTHSLRRTKATLIYRRTKNLRAV comes from the coding sequence ATGTCGACAACCAAAAATGAAAGCACGCATCCTGCTGGCCACGTGCCTTGGAACAAAGGCAAACTGATCGGTCAAAAACCGCCACTGAAGCTCCAGGAAATCTGGGCGATCCGCATTCGCCTGCAGTTGGCCAAGCGGTTGCGCGACCTTGCCTTATTCGACTTGGCCATTGACAGCAAGCTGCGCGGGTGCGACCTAGTCAGCCTGCGCGTTCAAGATATCGCGCATGGAAACCAAATCCTGCCGCGCGCGAGTGTTATCCAACAAAAGACCGGCCGGCCAGTGCGGTTCGAGTTGACCGAGCAGACTCGCGAGGCAGTGCGCGCCTGGATCGACGCGAAGCACCTTGCTGCCGGGAGCTTCTTGTTCCCGAGTCGAAGTCGCAAATCCCAACATCTCTCGACACGCCAGTATGCTCGGATTGTGCAACGCTGGGTTGCGCTCATCGGACTCGAGCCCGCCTACTACGGCACCCATTCCTTGCGCCGAACCAAGGCGACGCTGATCTATCGCCGCACCAAGAACCTCCGCGCCGTTTAG
- a CDS encoding HDOD domain-containing protein, whose amino-acid sequence MAPLDRSSSSGRALPATLNAWTNFLTDTELPAFARTVSEVTRIAGDPEASAYKLASAITKDAAMAARLVKLANSPLFPSSHGNIQTVDRGVVLLGFDAVRDLAVSLSVIEQVIRGQSRDALLEEMALAFHTATQSQTLARLAQDKESAEIFVAGLLYRIGVLAVLSSPDPRVEDYLAEKADFDPNEAVQIARMEKRVFGCDMTQLSRRLAQHWSLGQVLQEALAPDPSQAGERIAAGRRIAEVAMRRGWESKEANELLSRVARKIGLKLSDIREKVHESSEVAREMAAQFGATKVAPLIPQTAQGIAKSKQAESAARDGRGTAGSANTDAAETEGDAGTDGRFLRPDPLLQLQMLGRMAELLNGKPDLNRLVHTAVEGVHRGIGMDRTVFALLTGKQDAVAAKFVLTEIEERLQASFRFSLRPEVNPLLAAVIGQRKAFWVRKDSPPDERKLVRGPFAQFVAKEDFVIHPVLFGDKCIGFLYADRANSHRPIESSDEASFRQFIQQLTLGLRLLGVR is encoded by the coding sequence ATGGCACCATTAGATCGCTCGAGCAGTTCCGGGCGCGCACTTCCGGCAACGCTTAACGCCTGGACGAATTTCCTCACCGACACCGAGCTGCCGGCGTTCGCGCGCACGGTCAGCGAAGTCACGCGGATAGCCGGCGACCCGGAAGCCAGCGCCTACAAGCTGGCCAGCGCCATCACCAAGGATGCCGCCATGGCTGCCCGGCTTGTCAAGCTGGCCAACAGTCCGCTGTTTCCGAGCAGCCACGGCAATATACAGACCGTCGACCGCGGTGTTGTGCTGCTCGGCTTCGATGCGGTGCGCGATCTTGCAGTATCACTCAGCGTCATCGAGCAGGTGATTCGTGGACAGAGCCGCGATGCCCTGCTTGAGGAAATGGCGCTGGCGTTTCATACCGCCACACAATCCCAGACCCTTGCCCGTTTGGCGCAGGACAAGGAATCCGCAGAGATCTTCGTGGCCGGTCTTCTCTACAGGATCGGCGTTCTCGCGGTGCTTTCCAGCCCGGACCCGAGAGTCGAGGACTACCTGGCTGAAAAAGCCGATTTTGATCCCAACGAAGCGGTCCAAATCGCGCGCATGGAGAAGCGCGTCTTTGGCTGTGATATGACCCAACTCTCGCGCCGCCTGGCGCAGCACTGGTCGCTCGGTCAGGTTCTGCAAGAAGCACTGGCGCCCGACCCAAGCCAGGCTGGCGAGCGCATAGCCGCGGGTCGGCGCATCGCCGAAGTAGCCATGCGCCGCGGCTGGGAGTCGAAGGAAGCCAATGAGCTGCTGTCGCGAGTCGCGCGCAAAATCGGACTCAAGCTCAGCGACATTCGCGAGAAAGTACACGAGAGTTCCGAGGTCGCACGCGAAATGGCAGCGCAGTTCGGCGCAACCAAAGTCGCCCCACTAATTCCGCAAACCGCGCAGGGGATAGCCAAGAGCAAACAGGCTGAGTCCGCTGCCCGCGATGGCAGGGGAACCGCAGGTAGTGCTAACACCGATGCTGCGGAGACGGAAGGGGATGCGGGGACTGACGGCCGATTCCTGCGCCCTGACCCGTTGCTGCAACTGCAGATGCTCGGGCGTATGGCGGAGCTCCTTAACGGAAAGCCGGATCTGAACCGCCTAGTCCATACCGCAGTCGAGGGCGTTCATCGCGGCATTGGCATGGACCGGACCGTCTTTGCGCTCCTAACCGGCAAGCAGGATGCGGTTGCCGCCAAGTTTGTACTCACGGAAATTGAGGAGCGTCTTCAGGCAAGCTTTCGCTTCAGTCTGCGACCCGAGGTCAACCCCTTGCTGGCCGCTGTGATCGGGCAGCGCAAGGCGTTCTGGGTGCGCAAGGACTCGCCGCCCGATGAGCGCAAACTGGTTCGCGGCCCTTTTGCTCAATTCGTCGCCAAAGAAGATTTTGTGATCCATCCCGTCTTGTTCGGCGACAAATGCATTGGCTTTCTGTATGCCGATCGTGCTAACTCGCATCGCCCGATCGAATCATCGGACGAAGCCAGCTTTCGGCAGTTCATCCAGCAACTGACTCTCGGTCTGCGCTTGCTTGGAGTGCGTTGA
- a CDS encoding Shedu immune nuclease family protein, translated as MALGFRQHDPERDGTLEVEEVHPNFVEVYFIPPERSLLEARLDLAQADSYRTKLLAINGQHKFLTMHPIITFGNRSDFLKPKYGQIERITLDDTDIIFPQFDGAVPTTPEDLHQVLEHLPSAFTKDYAYGLGLAKSYRFIIDAVEELTDCTEIVITSKHATSPDPDGNRIFYIAEKDFEQARLELNKIDRHAQSAVRAVKGTAALNILAERLGAPKRAPKTGRHPYRKLFTAAAAGKEELSEEDQNAVIGALTSHAADIAADQPEKLARLRGDIELVTLEALIKRYEGMLGEKLVEERWQEFFNENPFILNMAFGYPVIKVRDQASVGGRKLSGDGEKITDFLVKNSLTNNTAIFEIKTRQTPILNKTPFRSGVFTPSAELSGSINQALDQKYQFQKQIAQIKDNTRVYDIESYAVHCCLVIGTTPDGDDQKKSFELFRRNSKDVEIVTFDELLEKLKQLRAFLRAT; from the coding sequence ATGGCGCTCGGCTTCCGGCAGCATGACCCAGAACGCGATGGCACCCTCGAGGTCGAGGAAGTCCATCCCAATTTCGTCGAGGTCTACTTCATACCTCCGGAACGGAGTCTGTTGGAGGCAAGGCTCGACCTAGCGCAAGCGGATAGCTACAGAACCAAGCTGCTGGCCATCAACGGCCAGCACAAATTTCTAACCATGCATCCGATCATCACATTCGGCAACCGATCCGATTTTCTCAAACCGAAGTATGGCCAGATCGAGCGTATCACGCTCGATGACACGGACATCATCTTTCCGCAGTTTGACGGCGCCGTACCGACGACACCCGAGGACTTGCACCAAGTCCTGGAGCATCTGCCCTCGGCGTTCACAAAGGACTACGCCTACGGGCTTGGCCTTGCGAAGTCGTACCGATTCATCATTGATGCGGTGGAAGAACTGACCGATTGCACTGAAATTGTCATCACAAGCAAACACGCCACAAGTCCCGACCCGGACGGCAATCGAATCTTCTACATTGCTGAGAAGGATTTCGAGCAGGCGCGCCTCGAACTGAACAAGATCGACCGACACGCGCAATCTGCCGTCCGCGCCGTGAAAGGGACTGCTGCTCTCAACATCCTGGCAGAACGGCTCGGAGCGCCGAAGCGGGCACCGAAAACGGGTCGGCACCCGTATCGCAAGCTCTTCACCGCCGCAGCAGCGGGCAAGGAGGAGTTGTCCGAGGAAGACCAGAACGCTGTCATCGGCGCCTTGACCAGCCATGCCGCCGATATCGCCGCAGATCAGCCGGAGAAGTTGGCGAGATTACGCGGCGACATCGAGCTTGTAACGCTGGAAGCCTTGATCAAACGCTATGAGGGGATGCTTGGCGAGAAACTGGTCGAGGAACGCTGGCAGGAATTCTTCAACGAGAACCCGTTCATCCTGAACATGGCTTTCGGCTACCCCGTGATCAAGGTTCGGGACCAGGCCTCGGTCGGTGGACGGAAGCTCTCAGGCGACGGGGAGAAGATCACTGATTTTCTGGTGAAGAACAGCCTGACCAACAATACGGCAATCTTTGAGATCAAGACACGACAGACGCCGATTCTCAACAAGACACCGTTCCGCAGTGGAGTCTTCACGCCGTCGGCCGAGCTGTCGGGGTCGATCAATCAGGCGCTGGATCAGAAGTACCAGTTTCAAAAGCAGATTGCTCAGATCAAGGATAACACGCGGGTCTACGACATCGAGTCCTACGCGGTACATTGCTGCCTCGTGATTGGCACGACGCCTGATGGTGATGATCAGAAGAAGTCTTTCGAGCTGTTCCGGCGCAATTCCAAGGACGTCGAGATCGTGACCTTCGATGAGCTACTGGAAAAACTTAAACAGCTCAGAGCCTTCCTGCGCGCAACCTAA
- a CDS encoding ExeA family protein, with product MNKTLLALYGLKFNPFSPELPTAALHRSAPVEQFCWRIEQSLIREGGFALIQGDPGTGKSAVLRLLDERLRQLPDISVGALTHPSSKVADFYREMGDLFAVDLKPHNRWGGFKILRERWLAHLETTLLRPVLLIDEAQEMHPTVLNELRLLTSMQFDSRTLLSVILAGDGRLATKLRREELLPLGSRIRTRLSMEYASREALVACLEHLQHSAGNASLMSAGLMKTLAEHALGNYRVLTTMAAELLAQAARLERAQLDEQLYLEVFGSAAGNARQRPSARAGA from the coding sequence ATGAACAAGACCCTGCTGGCCCTCTATGGACTGAAGTTCAATCCGTTCTCCCCGGAGCTGCCGACGGCGGCACTGCATCGCAGCGCGCCGGTGGAGCAGTTTTGCTGGCGCATCGAGCAGAGCCTGATCCGCGAAGGCGGTTTTGCGCTCATTCAAGGTGATCCGGGTACCGGCAAGAGTGCGGTACTGCGCCTGCTCGATGAGCGTCTGCGCCAGCTGCCCGATATCAGCGTTGGGGCGCTCACGCATCCCAGCTCGAAGGTGGCGGACTTCTACCGCGAGATGGGCGATCTGTTCGCCGTTGACCTCAAGCCCCATAACCGCTGGGGTGGCTTCAAGATCCTGCGCGAGCGCTGGCTGGCGCATCTGGAGACGACGCTGTTGCGCCCGGTGTTGCTCATCGACGAGGCGCAGGAGATGCATCCGACGGTGCTCAATGAGCTGCGTCTGCTGACCTCCATGCAGTTCGATTCGCGCACGTTGTTGAGCGTGATCCTGGCCGGCGATGGCCGCCTGGCGACCAAGCTGCGCCGTGAGGAGTTGCTGCCGCTGGGCAGTCGTATCCGTACGCGCCTGAGTATGGAGTATGCCAGTCGCGAGGCGCTGGTCGCCTGCCTGGAGCATTTACAACACAGTGCCGGCAATGCGAGTCTGATGAGCGCAGGGCTGATGAAGACGCTCGCTGAGCATGCGTTGGGCAATTATCGCGTGCTCACGACCATGGCGGCAGAATTGCTGGCGCAGGCTGCTCGGCTCGAACGCGCGCAGCTCGATGAACAACTCTACCTTGAGGTGTTTGGTTCAGCGGCGGGCAACGCCCGCCAACGCCCGAGTGCCAGGGCGGGCGCCTGA
- a CDS encoding DDE-type integrase/transposase/recombinase, giving the protein MSDDNGLGDPDGWARLRFAIIGPLLADPAPANALGARLKALAAKSWRHPVTGRAVSFSFGTLERWYYLARDAQDPVAALRPRRRSDAGEQRALSPRLMDAVQAQYRDYPGWTVQLHYDNLAALCAGDQTLGPLPSYATVRRFMKRAGLHRRRVPARKTPGAEQAARRLEACEVRSYEAQYVHALWHLDFHHGSRNVLTRGGVWVKPLLLAVIDDHSRLICHLQWYLDETTETLVHGLGQALHKRGLPRALMSDNGAAMQAEEFTAGLHALGILHEPTLPYSPYQNAKQERFWATLEGRLMAMLKDIAELSLPQLNTLTQAWVEQEYHRKVHSETAATPLARLLDAPNVGRPCPDSEQVRAAFRCRVQRRQRRSDGTLSLAGKRFEVPARLRHLEQLHIAYARWDLSAVDVVDPHSGAILCRLYPLDKAANASGQRRRLEPAGAPPPPSQRATTLPPLLRDLLAEYAATGLPPAYLPKHDDLESSR; this is encoded by the coding sequence ATGTCCGATGACAACGGCCTCGGTGATCCCGATGGTTGGGCGCGGTTGCGCTTTGCCATTATTGGTCCTTTATTGGCTGATCCTGCGCCGGCGAACGCGCTGGGCGCGCGGCTGAAGGCGCTAGCGGCCAAGTCATGGCGCCATCCGGTGACTGGGCGGGCGGTCAGTTTTAGCTTTGGCACCTTGGAGCGTTGGTATTACCTCGCACGCGATGCCCAAGACCCGGTGGCGGCACTGCGCCCGCGCCGGCGCAGCGATGCCGGGGAGCAGCGCGCGCTGAGTCCGCGCCTGATGGATGCGGTGCAAGCCCAGTACCGCGACTACCCCGGTTGGACGGTGCAGCTGCATTACGACAACCTCGCCGCCTTGTGCGCGGGCGATCAGACCCTGGGGCCGCTGCCCTCCTATGCCACCGTGCGCCGCTTCATGAAGCGCGCGGGCTTGCACCGCCGGCGTGTCCCGGCGCGCAAGACGCCGGGCGCTGAACAGGCCGCGCGGCGCCTGGAGGCCTGCGAGGTGCGCAGCTATGAAGCCCAGTATGTCCATGCCTTGTGGCATCTGGACTTTCATCATGGCTCGCGCAACGTCCTCACCCGGGGTGGCGTCTGGGTCAAGCCCCTGCTGCTGGCGGTCATTGACGATCACTCCCGCCTGATCTGCCATCTGCAGTGGTACCTCGATGAGACCACCGAGACCTTGGTCCATGGCCTGGGGCAGGCGTTGCACAAGCGCGGGCTGCCGCGCGCCTTGATGAGCGATAACGGCGCGGCAATGCAGGCCGAGGAGTTCACCGCCGGATTGCACGCCCTGGGCATCCTCCATGAGCCGACCCTGCCGTACAGCCCGTATCAGAACGCCAAGCAGGAGCGCTTCTGGGCCACGCTGGAAGGCCGCCTGATGGCGATGCTCAAGGACATCGCGGAGCTGAGTCTGCCTCAGCTCAACACCCTCACTCAGGCGTGGGTGGAGCAGGAGTACCACCGCAAGGTCCACAGTGAGACCGCCGCCACGCCGCTTGCGCGTCTTCTCGATGCGCCCAACGTGGGGCGCCCCTGTCCGGACAGCGAGCAGGTCCGCGCCGCTTTTCGTTGTCGCGTCCAACGCCGTCAGCGCCGCAGCGATGGGACGCTCAGCCTGGCGGGCAAGCGCTTCGAGGTGCCGGCGCGCTTGCGTCACCTTGAGCAACTGCATATCGCTTATGCCCGCTGGGATCTGAGTGCTGTGGACGTGGTTGATCCCCACTCGGGCGCCATCCTCTGCCGCCTCTATCCCCTCGATAAAGCCGCCAATGCCTCCGGGCAGCGTCGGCGCCTTGAGCCCGCCGGCGCACCGCCACCGCCATCACAACGCGCCACGACGCTGCCACCGTTGCTGCGCGACTTGCTCGCCGAGTATGCCGCCACCGGTCTGCCGCCGGCCTATCTGCCAAAACACGATGACCTGGAATCCAGTCGATGA
- a CDS encoding HepT-like ribonuclease domain-containing protein, which translates to MSEPSDRKREWTFYLDDMVAFGEKVSAYSQGLDQQTFVGNSIVYDATIRNLELIGEAATRIPDDVRLANPQIPWRLIIATRNRLIHGYLGIDDDTVWSIIRDDLPSLLKSLRGMRENLPSPRP; encoded by the coding sequence ATGTCTGAGCCATCCGACCGCAAGCGAGAGTGGACCTTCTACCTCGACGACATGGTCGCATTTGGAGAGAAGGTATCGGCCTATTCACAAGGGCTGGACCAACAGACATTCGTCGGCAACTCAATCGTCTACGACGCCACGATACGAAACCTTGAGCTGATTGGCGAGGCCGCGACGCGTATTCCCGATGATGTGCGTTTGGCCAACCCTCAAATCCCTTGGCGTCTCATCATTGCGACAAGGAATCGTTTGATCCATGGCTATTTGGGAATCGATGACGACACCGTCTGGAGCATCATCCGGGATGATCTGCCGTCGCTACTAAAGTCCTTGCGCGGCATGCGCGAGAATCTACCCTCGCCGCGTCCCTGA
- a CDS encoding nucleotidyltransferase family protein, producing MNRDQTLKILTEHKKDLSRLFGVSELALFGSTVRGDERVDSDIDILVSFDGSSTSQRYFGVQFYLEDLLGRPVDLVTRKALRRELAPYVEREAIHV from the coding sequence GTGAACCGTGACCAAACGCTGAAGATTCTAACCGAGCACAAGAAGGATCTTTCTCGATTATTTGGTGTTTCCGAACTGGCGCTCTTTGGGTCAACCGTTCGTGGCGATGAGCGAGTGGACAGCGACATCGACATCCTCGTGTCCTTCGATGGGTCCTCGACCTCGCAGCGCTACTTCGGCGTGCAGTTCTATCTCGAAGACCTCCTCGGTCGCCCGGTTGATCTAGTCACTCGCAAGGCACTGCGTCGAGAGCTAGCGCCTTATGTCGAACGCGAGGCGATTCATGTCTGA